From the genome of Triticum aestivum cultivar Chinese Spring chromosome 3B, IWGSC CS RefSeq v2.1, whole genome shotgun sequence, one region includes:
- the LOC123067037 gene encoding protein FAR1-RELATED SEQUENCE 12-like, with protein MQRHLHYKSLDEFRSLLYYATSQANFEQRWKAFYDKWKTDRTEEWLDRMYRKRRLWAASYLSDGFFLGMRSNQRSESLNSCLHLHLDYGMTIVDLVVHYENCIVRLRENEAYDDCEAFQKEPPSVTEYKVLEEHAAKVFTPANFYILQDDLHKMGQLEIFETLVGIGRETFIVTWKDNHKFRYNVVYEPGNSEETITCSCLRMVRKGLPCKHILFVLHHLNLTEIPKCCVLHRLSKHARDGLPVQRKSDMFGWGWSGPLERERYSAISIKTAQAAHVAANDPFLFDELMKCLDNIIAQKKISEEELIGSRRYAMLKKEASQVQQVEPGIGDPQKVSTKGAPKKGRSKGGPGVTKNGRPKDFTEKKSGPLCSLCSQAGHNKATCHLNEKNWA; from the exons ATGCAGAGGCACCTGCATTACAAGTCACTGGATGAGTTCAGATCGCTCCTGTACTATGCCACCTCTCAAGCGAACTTTGAGCAGAGATGGAAAGCTTTCTATGATAAGTGGAAGACGGATAGAACTGAAGAGTGGCTTGAcaggatgtacaggaagaggagACTGTGGGCAGCTTCATATCTTTCCGATGGTTTTTTTCTTGGTATGCGAAGTAACCAGAGGAGTGAAAGCCTCAACTCCTGCCTTCACCTTCACCTGGACTACGGTATGACAATTGTTGATTTGGTGGTGCATTATGAGAACTGTATAGTTCGCCTGCGTGAGAACGAGGCGTACGATGACTGCGAGGCATTCCAGAAGGAACCACCGTCTGTTACTGAATATAAAGTCCTTGAGGAGCATGCCGCCAAAGTATTCACACCTGCTAATTTCTACATCTTGCAAGATGATTTGCATAAGATGGGTCAGCTGGAGATATTTGAGACGCTCGTGGGAATTGGGCGTGAGACATTCATTGTGACATGGAAGGATAACCACAAGTTTAGGTATAATGTTGTTTATGAACCAGGTAACTCAGAAGAAACTATTACATGCAGTTGTCTTAGGATGGTTCGGAAAgggctgccatgcaaacacattctgtttgttctccatcatctgaatttaactgaaataccaaagtgttgtgtCCTTCATCGGTTGTCCAAACATGCAAGAGATGGGTTGCCTGTGCAGAGGAAGAGTGATATGTTTGGATGGGGTTGGTCAGGGCCATTGGAGAGAGAACGGTATAGTGCAATATCCATTAAAACCGCACAAGCTGCTCATGTTGCAGCAAATGATCCCTTCTTGTTCGATGAGTTGATGAAGTGTCTAGACAACATAATAGCACAGAAAAAGATTTCAGAGGAGGAACTTATAGGAAGTAGAAGGTATGCTATGCTGAAGAAGGAGGCAAGTCAAGTGCAACAAGTTGAGCCTGGTATTGGTGATCCTCAGAAAGTTTCGACGAAGGGTGCACCTAAGAAGGGGCGGTCAAAGGGGGGCCCCGGCGTTACAAAGAATGGTAGGCCAAAAGATTTTACAGAGAAGAAAAGTGGTCCTTTGTGCAGTTTGTGTAGTCAAGCAGGTCATAATAAGGCTACATGTCATTTGAACGAGAA GAACTGGGCGTAG